In bacterium, one DNA window encodes the following:
- a CDS encoding endonuclease V gives MKEKLPEIQLLKKVQEELRSLVITVNKLQDYEYIGGCDVSYRKNEGVGVFVVFNRQFKLLDVAVVKRGIEFPYIPGYLAFREVPFLIDSYNKLKVKPDIVLVDGQGIAHPRGFGVASHLGVLLNLPTIGVAKSRLYGYCDMPELVRGNFTYLRDRNNAVIGACLVTKDRSKPLYVSIGHLVDLDMAIKVVLENTLHYKILEPLRVAHLFTRREK, from the coding sequence ATGAAAGAGAAACTTCCTGAAATTCAACTACTTAAAAAAGTTCAGGAGGAGCTGAGAAGCCTTGTTATCACTGTAAATAAGCTTCAAGATTATGAATATATTGGTGGATGCGACGTTTCTTATCGTAAAAATGAAGGTGTTGGAGTTTTTGTGGTTTTTAATAGGCAGTTTAAATTGCTGGATGTAGCAGTTGTCAAAAGAGGGATTGAATTTCCTTATATCCCCGGTTATCTCGCTTTCAGAGAGGTGCCATTTCTAATAGATTCTTACAATAAGCTGAAAGTTAAACCCGATATCGTGCTCGTTGATGGCCAAGGAATTGCCCATCCACGGGGATTTGGCGTTGCCTCCCACCTTGGGGTTTTATTGAATCTTCCAACAATAGGGGTCGCAAAGAGTAGATTGTATGGATATTGCGATATGCCTGAGCTTGTTCGAGGAAACTTTACCTATCTAAGGGATAGAAACAATGCCGTCATTGGAGCCTGCCTTGTTACCAAGGATAGATCAAAACCGCTTTACGTATCCATTGGCCATCTCGTTGACCTTGATATGGCCATCAAGGTAGTTTTAGAAAATACGTTGCATTATAAAATACTAGAGCCATTAAGGGTGGCTCACTTATTTACCCGAAGGGAAAAATAA
- the hisS gene encoding histidine--tRNA ligase, with the protein MSAKFQRPRGTRDILPEEEKFREGLIKKARRVLESYGYTFMITPTFEYAELFSRSIGASTDIVEKEMFVFQDRGERLLALRPEGTASIIRAFLENQIHPPAKLAYVMNMFRAERPQRGRYREFWQIGAEALGIKDPLLDAEVIEMAVRILKEMGLENFQLEINSIGTPEEREIYKRTLLDYIEEKELMKEFALCETCNRRKTTNILRILDCEIDAPKLYDAPVILEFLSRESYRYFEDVQSYLNSWGIEYTINPKLVRGLDYYTHTVFEIKVKELGAQDTVCGGGRYDRLVEELGGPATPAMGFAIGVDRIVVAMESAIPKLKGPFYFVATVGEVERGYGIRLLKKLRDWYIPSDMCYELKSLKAQLKIADRIGAQRTIIVGEDEIMRGKVRVRNMETGEEIEVDENELKALYERETS; encoded by the coding sequence TAAAAAAGCCAGAAGAGTACTTGAAAGTTATGGCTATACGTTCATGATCACTCCTACCTTTGAGTACGCCGAATTGTTTTCCAGAAGCATTGGAGCCTCAACGGATATTGTGGAAAAGGAAATGTTTGTTTTTCAGGACCGAGGTGAGAGGCTATTGGCCTTGAGGCCCGAGGGTACTGCTTCTATTATCAGAGCTTTCCTTGAGAATCAGATACATCCCCCTGCTAAACTGGCTTATGTTATGAACATGTTTAGGGCGGAAAGGCCTCAGCGTGGTAGGTACAGAGAATTTTGGCAGATTGGCGCTGAGGCCCTCGGAATAAAAGACCCTCTTCTCGATGCCGAGGTAATAGAAATGGCGGTCAGGATTCTCAAAGAGATGGGCCTTGAGAATTTCCAACTGGAGATTAATTCTATTGGAACACCAGAGGAAAGGGAGATTTACAAGAGAACACTCCTTGACTACATTGAAGAAAAGGAACTGATGAAGGAGTTTGCCCTTTGTGAGACGTGTAATCGAAGAAAAACCACGAATATTTTGAGAATTTTGGACTGCGAAATTGATGCTCCAAAACTCTATGATGCTCCGGTTATTCTTGAATTTCTTTCCCGTGAGTCTTACCGTTACTTTGAAGATGTTCAATCTTACTTAAATAGTTGGGGGATAGAGTATACTATAAATCCGAAACTCGTGAGGGGCCTTGATTATTACACACATACCGTCTTTGAGATTAAAGTTAAAGAGTTGGGAGCCCAAGATACTGTATGTGGCGGTGGGAGATATGACAGACTTGTGGAAGAACTGGGAGGCCCTGCAACACCGGCTATGGGTTTTGCCATTGGCGTGGATAGGATTGTGGTTGCGATGGAAAGTGCGATTCCAAAGTTGAAAGGACCATTTTACTTTGTTGCTACCGTCGGAGAGGTAGAAAGAGGTTATGGAATAAGACTTCTGAAAAAACTAAGAGATTGGTACATTCCTTCGGATATGTGTTATGAGCTTAAAAGTTTGAAAGCACAGTTAAAAATTGCCGACAGAATTGGCGCACAAAGGACGATTATTGTTGGTGAGGATGAGATAATGCGAGGGAAGGTGAGGGTAAGAAATATGGAGACGGGTGAAGAAATAGAAGTCGATGAAAATGAATTGAAGGCATTGTATGAAAGAGAAACTTCCTGA